Proteins co-encoded in one Calderihabitans maritimus genomic window:
- a CDS encoding urease accessory protein UreF: MSVNQQCTINSSTLLCTLQIADSLFPIGSFTQSYGLETYVQEGRICSATSLKDFMTTYVHYMLGYTDCLAACLAYKYASDDNFDSIVKLDQIITALKASREVREASLRIGKMMLKTVEQLFGCPLIERYSTVVNKGIAQGHHAVIFGLVARSIGLSPIQTNIVFLYNAAASMVNAAIKLIPLGQREGQGVLFSLHPTIMETAHKVLSLEERNLGAFAPALEIRCMAHERLYTRLFMS; this comes from the coding sequence ATGTCTGTCAACCAACAATGTACCATTAATAGTTCTACTCTTCTCTGTACCTTGCAAATAGCAGACTCTCTGTTTCCGATCGGTAGTTTTACCCAATCCTATGGGCTGGAAACTTACGTACAGGAGGGAAGAATTTGTTCAGCTACTTCGTTAAAAGATTTTATGACAACATATGTACATTATATGCTGGGCTATACAGACTGTCTGGCCGCCTGCTTAGCTTACAAATATGCTAGTGATGATAATTTTGATTCAATTGTCAAACTGGATCAAATTATAACTGCTTTAAAAGCATCTCGCGAGGTGAGAGAGGCCAGTTTAAGGATAGGCAAAATGATGTTGAAAACGGTGGAACAGCTTTTTGGTTGTCCTTTGATTGAAAGATATTCCACGGTGGTTAATAAAGGCATTGCACAAGGACACCATGCAGTGATTTTTGGATTAGTCGCACGAAGCATTGGTTTATCACCTATACAGACCAATATAGTTTTTCTTTATAATGCTGCTGCAAGTATGGTCAATGCAGCTATAAAATTAATTCCCTTAGGACAAAGGGAAGGGCAAGGTGTTCTTTTTTCGCTTCACCCAACAATTATGGAAACTGCCCACAAAGTACTTTCCCTAGAGGAAAGAAATTTGGGGGCCTTTGCGCCAGCCCTGGAAATAAGGTGCATGGCTCACGAGAGGCTTTATACGCGTCTATTCATGTCATAA
- a CDS encoding urease accessory protein UreD: MRKKLIKYSLNTTRIGKEGRLYIRLAMKDGYTYIADSYGLIPLKIAKPFYLDSTGEIFLYVLNPTGGIVQGDRYHMDVLLEPGAQAFITSQAATKVYRMECDYASATEFFEVGEGALLEYFPEPIIPFAGARFAGEMEVKLNQGSTAFIGEVLFPGRAKRGEIFEYDFFNRKTKVFYQGEIVYYDWLDLRPKEIKPDSFGIFEGYTHYGQLMIFSNAADRNLSDLLHVLLQNVPGIIGGASLTWKHGIIVRALSSSGIHLTRALTECWDLARRKLIGRSLPKIRKY, encoded by the coding sequence ATGAGGAAGAAATTGATCAAATACTCGCTAAATACAACTCGAATAGGAAAAGAGGGACGCCTTTATATCAGGTTGGCTATGAAGGACGGCTATACTTATATTGCTGATAGTTATGGACTAATACCATTGAAGATAGCCAAGCCCTTTTATTTGGATTCTACGGGAGAAATATTCCTCTATGTACTAAACCCCACTGGGGGAATTGTGCAAGGGGATCGCTATCACATGGATGTATTGTTAGAGCCAGGCGCACAGGCATTTATCACCTCACAGGCTGCTACGAAGGTATACCGCATGGAATGCGATTATGCTTCTGCAACCGAGTTTTTTGAAGTAGGGGAAGGAGCTTTGTTAGAATATTTTCCAGAACCGATTATTCCTTTTGCGGGCGCCCGCTTTGCTGGCGAAATGGAGGTAAAGCTTAATCAAGGGAGTACTGCCTTTATCGGTGAGGTATTGTTCCCCGGTCGGGCGAAAAGAGGAGAAATATTTGAGTACGATTTTTTCAACAGAAAGACAAAGGTTTTTTACCAGGGAGAAATTGTTTATTATGATTGGCTCGATTTAAGGCCGAAGGAGATTAAACCTGACTCATTCGGCATATTCGAAGGATACACCCATTATGGCCAGCTTATGATTTTTTCTAATGCAGCAGACAGGAACTTAAGTGATCTACTGCACGTTCTTCTACAAAACGTTCCCGGAATAATTGGTGGGGCATCTTTAACCTGGAAGCATGGTATTATTGTTCGCGCACTTAGTTCAAGCGGTATACATTTAACTCGAGCTTTGACTGAATGCTGGGATCTGGCCCGTAGGAAATTAATAGGTAGGTCTCTTCCCAAAATAAGAAAGTACTAG
- the ureG gene encoding urease accessory protein UreG encodes MKPIKIGVGGPVGSGKTLLIERITRHLVNKYDMAVVTNDIYTKEDAEFLIKNGVLPSERVVGVETGGCPHTAIREDASMNLEAIEFLLHKFPDLDLIFVESGGDNLAASFSPELVDLSIYVIDVAAGDKIPRKGGPGITKSDLLVINKIDLAPFVGASLEVMERDSQKMRGERPFVFTNLIKGEGLEKVTAWIERNAFLGELR; translated from the coding sequence GTGAAGCCAATTAAAATAGGAGTAGGTGGTCCGGTAGGTTCCGGTAAAACACTACTAATTGAAAGGATTACACGCCATCTAGTAAATAAATACGATATGGCGGTAGTGACTAACGATATTTATACTAAAGAAGATGCTGAGTTTTTGATCAAAAATGGTGTCCTTCCATCAGAACGGGTAGTGGGAGTTGAAACGGGAGGATGCCCACACACAGCCATCCGTGAGGATGCTTCGATGAACCTGGAAGCTATTGAGTTCTTACTACATAAATTTCCTGATCTTGACTTAATTTTCGTAGAAAGCGGAGGAGACAACCTGGCTGCTTCTTTTAGCCCGGAATTGGTTGATTTAAGTATTTATGTTATAGATGTTGCGGCAGGTGATAAGATTCCTCGTAAGGGTGGGCCGGGGATTACGAAATCGGATTTACTCGTGATTAATAAAATCGATCTCGCACCGTTTGTGGGAGCCAGTTTAGAAGTAATGGAACGCGACTCGCAAAAAATGAGGGGCGAGCGGCCTTTTGTTTTTACCAATTTGATTAAAGGAGAAGGGTTAGAGAAGGTTACCGCTTGGATTGAGAGGAATGCGTTTCTTGGGGAGTTACGATGA
- a CDS encoding urease subunit beta, with the protein MKPGEYILADSPIICNQGRHTVTITVANIGDRPVQVGSHFHFFEVNRALKFDRAKTFGMRLNIPAGTAVRFEPGEEKEVTLVPIAGLKNVYGLNNLTQGSVNEERRKIQCLTKAREIGFEGVTGNGDEIK; encoded by the coding sequence ATGAAGCCGGGTGAATACATTCTGGCAGACTCGCCTATTATTTGTAATCAGGGGCGTCACACGGTTACCATTACGGTGGCTAATATCGGTGACCGTCCAGTACAAGTTGGGTCCCATTTCCATTTCTTTGAAGTCAACCGAGCGTTAAAATTTGATCGGGCTAAAACTTTTGGTATGAGGCTGAACATTCCGGCAGGTACGGCAGTTCGCTTTGAGCCGGGAGAGGAGAAAGAGGTGACCCTAGTACCCATAGCTGGCCTGAAGAATGTTTACGGCCTAAATAATCTAACTCAAGGTTCGGTTAATGAAGAGAGGCGGAAGATTCAATGCTTAACAAAGGCTAGGGAGATAGGCTTTGAGGGGGTTACGGGCAATGGTGATGAAATTAAGTAG
- a CDS encoding AbrB/MazE/SpoVT family DNA-binding domain-containing protein, which produces MQYMHSTIEKWGNDYFVIRIPKIFAEKVGFSEGTPVELQLDNNTIIIHRKRYTLEKLMSRVTPENIHGKIDTACPVGREEW; this is translated from the coding sequence ATGCAATATATGCACTCCACAATCGAAAAGTGGGGTAACGATTATTTTGTAATTCGTATTCCCAAGATATTTGCCGAAAAAGTTGGCTTTTCTGAAGGAACACCTGTTGAACTTCAATTAGATAATAACACTATCATCATCCACCGGAAGCGTTATACTTTAGAAAAGCTCATGTCCCGGGTCACACCTGAAAATATTCACGGCAAAATAGATACCGCCTGTCCGGTCGGGCGTGAAGAATGGTAA
- the ureC gene encoding urease subunit alpha, whose protein sequence is MVMKLSRREYADIFGPTVGDKVRLADTDLFVEVEKDFTVYGDECKFGGGKVIRDGMGQSPRVTRAAGALDLVITNALIIDYWGIVKADIGIRDGLIVGIGKAGNPDIMQGVDPNLVIGASTEVIAGEGLVVTPGGVDTHIHFICPQQVETALCAGITTMIGGGTGPATGTNATTCTPGPWNLYRMLEAADAYPVNIGFLGKGNASFPEPLVEQVKAGAVGLKLHEDWGTTPAAIDCCLRVADEYDVQVAIHTDTLNEAGFVEDTVRAINGRTIHTYHTEGAGGGHAPDIIKIASQPNVLPSSTNPTMPFTINTMEEHLDMLMVCHHLDSKVPEDVAFADSRIRPETIAAEDVLHDLGVFSMMSSDSQAMGRVGEVIMRTWQTADKMKKQRGRLPQEAGNNDNFRVKRYLAKYTINPAITHGIDRYVGSIEVGKLADLVLWKPKFFGVKPELVVKGGIILIAQMGDANASIPTPQPVLSRIMFGGYGRAIYSTSLTFVSKYAFEHGITERLKLQKKVVPVGNCRSLSKEQMIHNNATPFIEVDPETYEVKVDGEVVTCEPVKELPLAQRYFLF, encoded by the coding sequence ATGGTGATGAAATTAAGTAGAAGAGAATACGCCGATATCTTTGGTCCCACCGTTGGCGATAAGGTTCGCTTGGCCGATACGGATTTGTTTGTCGAAGTAGAAAAAGACTTCACGGTGTACGGAGATGAATGCAAATTCGGTGGTGGGAAAGTAATCCGTGACGGGATGGGACAGTCACCAAGGGTGACGAGAGCCGCCGGTGCGTTAGATTTGGTTATTACTAATGCTTTAATCATTGACTACTGGGGCATCGTTAAGGCAGACATCGGAATTAGGGATGGATTAATTGTAGGTATAGGAAAAGCAGGTAACCCGGACATTATGCAGGGTGTAGACCCGAACCTGGTCATCGGAGCCAGTACTGAGGTAATTGCTGGCGAGGGCTTAGTTGTTACGCCAGGTGGGGTGGATACTCACATTCACTTCATTTGTCCTCAGCAGGTTGAGACTGCGCTCTGCGCGGGAATCACAACGATGATCGGCGGGGGAACCGGTCCTGCTACTGGTACCAATGCTACCACGTGTACGCCCGGCCCTTGGAACCTATACCGTATGTTGGAAGCAGCGGATGCATATCCGGTAAACATCGGCTTTTTGGGAAAAGGAAATGCATCCTTCCCTGAGCCATTAGTTGAACAAGTGAAGGCCGGTGCAGTAGGGCTTAAACTTCATGAAGACTGGGGTACAACTCCTGCTGCTATTGACTGTTGCCTCAGAGTGGCGGACGAATATGACGTGCAGGTGGCCATTCATACCGATACCCTAAACGAGGCAGGTTTTGTGGAAGACACCGTTAGAGCTATTAACGGCCGTACTATTCACACTTACCATACCGAAGGGGCAGGCGGGGGACATGCACCGGATATCATTAAAATTGCCTCTCAGCCAAACGTACTCCCCTCGTCAACCAATCCAACGATGCCATTTACGATTAACACAATGGAAGAACATTTAGATATGCTTATGGTATGCCATCACTTGGACAGCAAGGTGCCTGAGGATGTGGCTTTTGCGGATTCCCGTATCCGGCCCGAAACCATTGCTGCTGAGGATGTACTGCATGACCTGGGAGTCTTTAGTATGATGAGTTCTGATTCCCAAGCTATGGGTCGTGTAGGGGAGGTAATAATGCGGACATGGCAGACGGCAGACAAAATGAAGAAACAGCGGGGACGCTTGCCGCAAGAAGCTGGCAACAACGACAATTTTAGGGTAAAGCGTTATTTAGCTAAATATACTATAAACCCGGCCATAACCCATGGTATTGACAGATATGTAGGTTCGATAGAGGTAGGTAAATTAGCAGATCTGGTATTATGGAAGCCTAAGTTCTTCGGGGTGAAACCGGAGTTGGTGGTTAAGGGCGGTATTATTCTCATAGCTCAAATGGGGGATGCCAATGCATCCATCCCTACGCCACAACCTGTCCTAAGCAGAATAATGTTTGGTGGATACGGTCGGGCAATATATAGTACTTCTCTAACTTTTGTTTCCAAGTATGCTTTTGAGCACGGAATTACAGAGAGGCTTAAGCTTCAAAAGAAAGTCGTGCCGGTTGGCAATTGCCGCTCTTTGAGCAAAGAACAGATGATCCATAATAATGCTACTCCTTTTATTGAAGTAGATCCCGAAACTTATGAAGTCAAGGTAGACGGAGAGGTTGTTACGTGTGAACCGGTAAAGGAATTGCCATTGGCTCAGCGATATTTCCTTTTCTAA